The DNA window CGATACCGGCCGTCGGCGGTGCGATGGATCTGGCGATCGGCGCCAAGCAGGTGTTCGTGATGATGGACCATCTGACCAAGACCGGCGAGAGCAAGATCGTCGACCAGTGCACCTATCCGCTGACGGGCGTCGCCTGCGTCAACCGCATCTATACTGACATGGCCGTGCTGGATGTGACGCCCGACGGTCTGGCGGTGCGCGAGATGGCGCCCGGATTGACCTTTGAAGAGTTGCAGGCCGCCACCGGCACCAAGCTGCTGCCGCCAGCCATCGCCAACAACAGAATTTAATACGAGGATCGAAAAATGAACGAAGCATATATCTGCGACGCGATCCGCACCCCGATCGGCCGTTACGGCGGCGCGCTGAAGGACGTGCGTGCCGACGACCTGGGCGCGGTGCCGCTGCGCGAACTGATGAAGCGCAATCCAGGCGTGCAGTGGGACCAGGTGGACGACGTGATCTACGGCTGCGCCAACCAGGCGGGCGAGGATAACCGCAACGTCGCGCGCATGTCGGCGCTGCTGGCCGGGCTGCCGGAGCAGGTGCCCGGCACCACCTTGAACCGTCTTTGCGGCTCCGGCATGGATGCCGTGGGCACGGCCGCGCGCGCGATCCAGGCCGGCGACGCCTGCCTGATGATCGCCGGCGGCGTCGAATCGATGACGCGCGCGCCTTTCGTAATGGGCAAGGCCGATTCGGCTTTCTCGCGCAGCGCCTCGCTGCAGGATACGACGATGGGCTGGCGCTTCGTCAACAAGAAGATAAAGGAAGCCTACGGCACCGACACGATGCCGGAGACGGCGGAAAACGTCGCCCAGGATTTCAGCGTCAGCCGCTTGGACCAGGATGCGTTCGCGTTGGCGAGCCAGGAGCGGGCCGCGACCGCGATCGCCGCTGGCGTTTTCGAGCGCGAGATCGTGCCGGTGTCGATCCCGCAGAAGAAAGGGGACCCTGTCGTCTTCGCGCAGGACGAGCATCCGCGCGCGACGACCATGGAAGCGCTGGCCAAGCTGAAAGGCGTGGTGCGTCCCGAAGGCAGCGTCACCGCCGGTAACGCCTCCGGCATCAACGACGGCGCCTGCGCGCTGTTGATCGCCAGTGGCGACGCCATGCAAAAGCACGGCCTCAAGCCGCTCGCGCGCATCGTCGGCATGGCCACCGCCGGCGTGGCGCCACGCGTGATGGGCATCGGCCCGGTACCGGCGGTGCAAAAGCTGCTGCGCCAGACCGGGCTGACCCTGGAACAGATGGACCTGATCGAATTGAACGAAGCATTCGCCGCACAAGGCCTGGCCGTGCTGCGCGAACTGGGTTTGAATGCCGACGATCCGCGTGTGAACCCCAACGGTGGCGCGATCGCCCTGGGCCATCCGCTGGGCATGAGCGGCGCGCGCCTGGTCACCACCGCCACCTATCAGCTCCATCGCAGCGGCGGCCGCTACGCGCTGTGCACCATGTGCATCGGCGTGGGGCAGGGCATCGCGATGATCATCGAAAGGGTGTAAAGCCGCTGTGATTTAATGTAATTCCAAGTGCAGGAGACAAAATGAACAAGCAAAAAAACGGCGTCAATGAGCGCCTTGCGTATCGCCGGAGGCAGCCATGCTAGGAAATCTCGCCGGCGTGCTGTTTGACGGCATCGCCTATGGCAGCCTCCTTTTCCTCATCAGCGTCGGCCTGTCGGTCACGATGGGGATGATGAACTTTATTAACCTGGCCCACGGCGCGTTCGCCATGCTGGGCGGGTATGTCAGCGTGATGCTGCTGTCACGCCTTGGCGTGCCGTTCCTGGCGTCGCTGCCGCTGGCGTTCATCGCCTCCGCCGTGGTGGGGCTGGTGCTGGAGCGGACGCTGTATCGCCGCCTGTACAAGGCCAGTCACCTCGATCAGGTGCTGTTCTCCATCGGCCTGACCTTCATGTCCGTGGCCGCTGCCACCTTCTTCTTCGGACCAACGCAGCAGCCGGTCACCTTGCCGGCCTGGCTGCATGGACAGGTATCGCTGTTTGGCCTCGATGTGGGCGCCTACAGGCTGTTCCTGATCGGTATCGTGGTATTGATCACCATCGCGCTTGGACTGCTGATCGAGCGCACCCGCTTCGGCGCGCAGATCCGCGCTTCGGTCGACAATCAAACCGCGTCGGCGGGCCTTGGCATCAACGTCAGCCTGGTGTTCAGCCTGACCTTCGCGCTGGGTTCCGGC is part of the Oxalobacteraceae bacterium OTU3CAMAD1 genome and encodes:
- the pcaF gene encoding 3-oxoadipyl-CoA thiolase, which gives rise to MNEAYICDAIRTPIGRYGGALKDVRADDLGAVPLRELMKRNPGVQWDQVDDVIYGCANQAGEDNRNVARMSALLAGLPEQVPGTTLNRLCGSGMDAVGTAARAIQAGDACLMIAGGVESMTRAPFVMGKADSAFSRSASLQDTTMGWRFVNKKIKEAYGTDTMPETAENVAQDFSVSRLDQDAFALASQERAATAIAAGVFEREIVPVSIPQKKGDPVVFAQDEHPRATTMEALAKLKGVVRPEGSVTAGNASGINDGACALLIASGDAMQKHGLKPLARIVGMATAGVAPRVMGIGPVPAVQKLLRQTGLTLEQMDLIELNEAFAAQGLAVLRELGLNADDPRVNPNGGAIALGHPLGMSGARLVTTATYQLHRSGGRYALCTMCIGVGQGIAMIIERV
- a CDS encoding branched-chain amino acid ABC transporter permease; this translates as MLGNLAGVLFDGIAYGSLLFLISVGLSVTMGMMNFINLAHGAFAMLGGYVSVMLLSRLGVPFLASLPLAFIASAVVGLVLERTLYRRLYKASHLDQVLFSIGLTFMSVAAATFFFGPTQQPVTLPAWLHGQVSLFGLDVGAYRLFLIGIVVLITIALGLLIERTRFGAQIRASVDNQTASAGLGINVSLVFSLTFALGSGLAGLGGGLGIDVLGLDPTFPIKYMVYFLLVVAVGGAGTIKGPLLAALILGVFDVAGKYYVPEIGAFVIYALMVVLLIVFPAGLVRRKA